TCCGAGGGTTTACCACCTTGTTCAACAATAATCGAGTCATGATACCTAGAGGGATTTTCGATCTAGATGATCACACTGTAGAAAACATTTACCCCTGGGCGTAGAAATGGCTGCAGGGTACAATGGTCTAGCCACTGTGCCTGATTGTTAACTAATCAGGGAATAGGAAGTTAGCCCTAAAGTACAGACACTTCTCCCCCCACCAACACCCCACCCCCACACTTCCATGATTTACAAATTCGCTGACGTTTTATTCTAAATACGCACTGGTCTACCGAGCACAGATACATAATTAAACAGAGCTAAATGAGTGAATAGCATCTAAATCCCTCAAGCCCCTCGAGCCATGAGGGGAAGTACCCATTGCCGCGGAGGTTGTCGGCTATCATACCCTCACGGAGACAAGGGCTGACGACAGAAGCTGAGATGTTCGGACTTCAGACCCCACTTCTACGGCGCAGTAGATCCTGGAAATTGCATCCGGGCACTGGCAGATTGTAACTAGAATGATAAACGCGATACACCCATACTCTTACATTACCGGTGAACAAACCATACATCCATGAAGTATATTAATCATAGATGAGATTTAAAAAAGACTCCCACCTCTTTAGGTTGTAGTATCTGGAGAGACAAGGTTTCTAGCATCATGCAACCGGCAGGAATTTTTTACTTCTCAGCTGGTCAACGGAGCAAATCAGAGTAGACACCAGGATCACATTCGTTGCATGCACACCCCACGATCTTCTCATTGCAGagaggggggaggggaaCCATTCAACGCATTCAGATATGAGGAGGTGTTGAACGCCCACGTGTGACAATCAGGGAAAGTTATCGCGTACCGCGAATAGAATAGGGTTTCCGCTTTGCTTTCCTCATGCAACCAAACTTCGCGCACGAGCACGAGGCATGCATCTTGATATGCTCGTCGATCCGGTACCCGAGGGGTAGAATTGTGTGGAACATCTTCGGCGTTCCAAGGACACTGGAAATCCTGTATAGAAGCTTGTACACTACGACATCATCGTGCTTAGAATgtgttattttttttttgtttgacGGTAAATCTTGGAAGTGGAGCGGAGGATGGAGTATGAGTTATTATCATGAAATCGGTGGATTAATCGTATTTGGAGTATATGGAACATGTCTGATATGTACTGGGTACATGAAGTGTACCTGATTAATTGAAATTAAATCCTTCAGTTGGATTATTTCATCATTTGTGTGTGCGTGTATCTGTGCGTGGACAATGGCTGGgaatagaaaagagagagataagCTCGTTACAGTGCGTAAAATACAATACCGAAAAGACGGTACTCCGGAGAAGGTCTGGATCGCTCCGGAAGGTCCCGGCGCTGTCTGAAGCGGGCCTGAGGAGTGTCAGCCAATGAACAGGCCCACGCGAGGCGATAGACGGTTTCTGTTCGTACGCGACCATGTATTCATGATTACCACTATAGTATGGGAACTATaaggaaaaaaggagagaTAAGAAGGTCACACTGGCCCTACAAATCAATGTACTTGCACtgcatgtactccgtactttcCTTTTAGTACTCCGTAACTCTCCCCATAAAAGGAGTAAGGATCCGGAGTCCCTGGTATTACTCATACCGTACCTTTTCTTTGCCTGCTGATCATCCGGCAATCAACTTTGTGGCCGCCTGACTTGACATTCCATCCGCGACtgctattattattcgtACTATTAGTCCTGACGGGCTATGCTCCTTACTTTcccccctcctcttccttctctctcttctcctttcaTCAAAGCtgtcctctttctctcctctcttgAATCAAAGCACAGTCAAGGATTAGAATCGGTTCATCTTGTCGATATTCTACCTCGTTCCTGAGCTCTACGGTCCCGACGGTCGCGTGCCTTTAAAGAAGACTATCTGAACTAGCGCGTCGCATCGCATCTGCCCTGACGTATCATATCGTTGCTGCATCTCAGTTTCTGCGGTCAGTCTTTAGCCAGTGTGCGGTAAGTCGCAGCCTCCTTTTTTACCCTATTCTCAAAGTTCCTTCAGCGTTCTTTGTTTCCAACAATTTTTTGGGTTCTTTGCTTGTCCATGGTTCTgtctgtacatacataagCACAACCACTCTTTAGGTACCCAGTCACCACCCCTGCCACTCTTCAGGTCGTGCCTTCCGGTTGGTGGATTGTTCTTCTGACTCATGTGATTACAGATTAGCCACCACAAACAACcaaataattaatatcttctttcttccatcatcatggctgcTCAGACGACTACCTCTAGCATTGCAATGGCGCTTGCTGGCAAGACAGCCTCTGTGGATATTCCCAAACCTCGTTCTGCTTTCACTTCTGGTGGCCGCGACTCCTCTCGTTTAGGCCATACCATGTTACCGACTCCCCCTAACTCTATCTCTCCAACGCTTCCCCCCCAGGCCTTCAAGGGCCAGGACGTGAGGCATCCCGCATCTCCTCCTTTTGCCACATCTCACGTTGATTCCGATATCGACTTGGGTGACGCCGATGCAGATAGCCAGACCCAGCACCATCAGGGTGTTGGTGATCTTGACAGCGCTGGGGCAATCACCCCCGGTATGCTAGCCAAGTATCACCTACCAGAGATCATGCTACAGCACGGACCTCTCGCCATCCGCCATGTCATGGGCTACCTGACGACTTCAGTGCCTGGATTCTCCCGAATCCCTCCCGCTAAAGCACGGCGACTAGTCGTTGCAGCATTGGAAGGCCGGGGAAGTGATGAGAAAAGTGGCGGTCCTGCAAATGATGTTATCTTTGAGAAAGTCGGATGGGGTCGTTGGGACGCACGACGTCGCGGCGAACCCTCACGGGATGTGCAGCATCAGAACTTGTCGCCACCCTCGAGCTTCTCGAACTCATTCTCTCAGCGCGGGATACAGATTCCTGGGAAGAGAGGCAGTCTGCAGCCTTACGGGTCCAGTGTGACTGGCGACTCGGCTGTCTTCTCATTTACGGAAATGGATTATGCTGGGCACATCTCGGAGCATGAGGCGGACAAGATGTCACTCGATGGGAATGAACAAGAGTATTGTTCATCTTCCGAGGCTCCAGAAGATGAGATTCGGGATGAGGACTggggcgaagaagatgtcACCGACGAAGAGGACTGGGCACAGATAGGTGCCGCAGCGCTTCGTGCGCGGTCCTTGAACGGCGGGGGCGGTTTCGTCAACGGACACCATCCGTCGCCACAACTCCGAGGCGGTGGGCCTGCATCATCCTCTTTGGCGAAGTCTGCGCCGCGCAAACCTCCGATTCAACAACTCGGTTTCTCCCTTCCAGATGGCATGGTAGGCAATACCGAGGAGCGTGCCGCAGTGGAGGCGCTTTTGCGTCTTGGATCCATGTAATGTTATATCTCGGACAAAGGACTCGGTTCACGATATGCCCATTGCGTTTTATATTATGGAGCTTCATGGCCGGTCCTTAGCTCTAGCATatgtttttcctttgttctttttACGTTCTACGACTCACCCTTGAAAGGGATGTGCCAGCTGACTCGACTGGTTCGAGGTGCTGGCTATGATGCATTGGGATATGGAATTGAACTGGCGTTCGCTTGGTATCTTCGCAGCTGAGACTGCTGCGAGTTATTGCATCATGCCTTAGTggctgtctttcctttttacgTTTTTATTTTCCACCTTTCATTTTTTAATTGTGGGTTCCGCAGCGACTCCGATAAACATCCTGCTACCCTGTACTCTTCATTGCATATGCCCGAATGATAGGGCAGTCATCTCAACTCTGCTTTGCATTATAACATACCGAGAGTTGTATCATCTCGATTATTGTCCATATGGTTTTTGGCCGGCACAGAAATTATTGATGACTTTATTCACAACCGGAGACAAGATCTACGGTGGTGGAAATACTATATAGAACTAATCAAAGTTTGCCTTCCAACGGCGACAAGTCATATAATAGAAGTTCACATACTCATTATTTCTCGACGATTGAAAATGGGTCCATTCAATACTTGCTCCGCTTTGTAGTCGATTATTGGCCACTCTATAATTCTTGCTCCTTAACAATTTAGTGCTATCGATAACCACTACATTTTTGGAACACGCCGATAGAACCACCAATAATCTCAAAGCATAGAATACACTAAAGCAATAGAACAAAATATGCAACTATTACCAACCAATCCCATTAAAGCAACAACACCATTCCAATCCGCCCTGAAGCATCCATCATACAAGCAtaaccccccccccccaaaaaaaaaagataccCAGCCCAATCAGAACCCTCAAAAATACAAACCAAACCGCCCACAAACCAAATCACCGTACAAATCTACTTATCATGAGCTTCATTAATCCTCCTCCAAACCTCAGCTTCAAC
This Aspergillus flavus chromosome 1, complete sequence DNA region includes the following protein-coding sequences:
- a CDS encoding putative Sin3 binding protein-domain-containing protein, with the protein product MAAQTTTSSIAMALAGKTASVDIPKPRSAFTSGGRDSSRLGHTMLPTPPNSISPTLPPQAFKGQDVRHPASPPFATSHVDSDIDLGDADADSQTQHHQGVGDLDSAGAITPGMLAKYHLPEIMLQHGPLAIRHVMGYLTTSVPGFSRIPPAKARRLVVAALEGRGSDEKSGGPANDVIFEKVGWGRWDARRRGEPSRDVQHQNLSPPSSFSNSFSQRGIQIPGKRGSLQPYGSSVTGDSAVFSFTEMDYAGHISEHEADKMSLDGNEQEYCSSSEAPEDEIRDEDWGEEDVTDEEDWAQIGAAALRARSLNGGGGFVNGHHPSPQLRGGGPASSSLAKSAPRKPPIQQLGFSLPDGMVGNTEERAAVEALLRLGSM